GTATTGTACCGAATTGATAATGATTATAAAAGTAGTTTGTTACTGTTTCAAAAGATGTATCTAATTCTACTGTTAAACCAGTTTCTTCGTACAACTCCCTGATTGCTGTTTCTTCCTTTGTTTCTCCTGTTTCCATTGTGCCTTTTGGAAAATCCCAATGTCCAGCTGTGTAATGCAGTAAAAGATAGATAGGTTTGCCATCTTTTATTGTATATGTAACAATGCCTGCTGAATACATGTTTTTCATAATGATTTTACTTTATATACTTTATCATTTTTATATGAGGTTCCCACGTGACGCATTCTTCGTAGCTTCATGCAAAGTAGGAAGAAACTCGGAACGTAGGATTAAATAATATAACAGATCCCCTTGTACTTAACTATGCCAGTTCCAAAATTTTTTTTATTCTTTGAAACTTGAAAAGATTTTCAAGGTAGATTAGAGTGGTTGAAGGTTTACGCAACCAAGGTATATTTGAGTAATTTTGAAGCTATACAAAAAAAGGAAGGTGCGGGTATGCAAGATGCATTAATGTATGATTACATTCTCAGAAAAATGCGCACATTTTTTCTAGAGCAAAAAAATTTTATTGAGGTTCCTGCACAATCGCGGCTTTCTATTTTAGCTGCATGTGAAGATCCCAAAACTATTACACAATTTGTTTTTAGTGGAGTTAATTATCCATTACCGCAAACAGGGCAAATGTGGCTTGAAGTTGAGCTTCTTAAAAATCCACGTCTAAAAGGAGTATTTTGTTCAACAACAAGCTATCGCAACGAGCCGTTTCCTATTCCCGGTCGGCATGATAAAATTTTTCCAATGGTAGAATTTGAATCACATGGTACCATTGATGACATGAAAAAAATTGAAGCAGAACTGCTTCAATTTTTTGGATTTTCTGCTCCTATCTCACTACAGTATAATGATGTTTGTAAGCGTTATAATATTCAAGAGATTAACGCAGAGTGCGAAAAACAAATGGCGCAAGATATCGGCCCTGTGATAAGCCTTGAAAAATTCCCCTTACGTACACATCCATTTTGGAATATGAAACGTGACTCAGGTGAGATTTTTAATAAGATTGATGTTGTTTTATACGGTATGGAAACCTTTGGTGGAGCAGAACGATCAACAGATGTTAAAGAGATGCGGGACTACTTTTTTAATATTTCCAATGGTCAGTATGCTCAACTATTGTTTAGCTCTTTTGGTAAAGAACGCGTAATGAAAGAGCTCGACGAATATTTATCATTACCAATGATTCCTCGATTTGGATGTGGAATTGGAGTTACGCGTATGGCACGTGCTCTAACATGTGCAGGAATTGATCGTGAGATGTGGGATTTAGATTTTATCAGTGCGCGTCCACGATCATTTGGCCAAGTAAATGCATGGTGAAGTAATATGAAATATTTTCTACTGGGTTGTGGGAGCCTTATATTAGTTGGTGTAATGGCATATACTACAGATCAAAATGCACAATCATGGGTTGATCCTCGCTTAGAAGTATGTCAACTCTCTATGCGAGGTCCAGGAATGTTTACAACAGCACCCATAGCAAAAGATACGCTGCTTGCTGTTTTTGGTGGTACAATTATGAACAAAGAATCGGTGTTAAGTCTTCCTGCTGAATTGATCAAAAATGTACTGCAAATTAATGATGGGTTATGGATAGGTTCTTTACATGCTGAAACAACTGACTTTATTAATCACAGCTGCAATCCTAACGCCGGTCTCAGGGGACAAATTTTTTTAGTTGCAATGTATGATATAGCTTCTGGTGAAGAAATCACTTTTGATTACGCAACTGTTGTCTCTGAGTGGATTGGGATGGAACCTTTAATCTGTAATTGCCAATCGTCATGCAGAAAAAAGGTAGAAGCAAATGATTGGCAACGTAAGGACCTGCAAGAGAAATATCGTGGTTATTTTGCTTTTTATCTTCAAAAGAAAATTCATGCTCTAAAAAATAATAATGAATAAAAGAGACCCCAATCTTTGGGGCCTCTTTTAATTAATAACGTATCTATTTTTGATTAATTTTTTGCTGGTATGCATCCCATCCTGCTTTTCTATATCGTTGTGCTTCATTGAGAGGATCTTGAGCTTGCAAAATACCTCGACCAACAATGATAATATCACTGCCGAGTTCATTAATAACTTTTTCTGGCGTAAGGTATTGCTGTCCAAAAGCATCACTACCTTCTGCTAATTGCACGCCAGGCGTTACATGAAGAAGCCCAGGATTATCAGATAATTTTTGCCGACAAATGACACCTATGATATTTTCCGGATAATCCAAAGCCAATTTTACTGTTGCATCTGTATAAGATTGCTGCGTAAGTGCTTGAGCACTACTCATTTGCGCAATCAAAAGAAAGGCAGAATTTTCTGTTGCTGATGTTGACCTCAGTGCTTCAATTGTGCCATTACCAGCTATACTATGCACCGTAATTATATCAGCCCAATCTGCAATACGGAAAACACCACCTGTATATTGATGTAATGTTGTTGATCCAATATCGGCAAATTTACGATCTTCCCATATCAAAAAATTATGTTTATCTGCAAGAGAGCGTAATTGCTCAGGAAAATCTTGATTAAAGTCATTAATGATATCACAATGTATTTTTAAAACACATATTTCTGGGCCTACCAGATCAGCTAATTCCAAAAGCTTTGTCTTGTTGGTAACATCAGCAGAAAAAACAAGATTAGTTTTTTTTGTTTCCATTATAGTGAGCAAACGTTGCGCAGTGAGATTAACACAGTAAGCAGCGCGTTGCTTATACGTTAAATAGCCCCATTCTTTACTCTGTGCCGAACGGGGACCCCTTAATAAGAGAGTGCTTGAATCGTGAGGTAAAGTATGTTTCGTTTGTTCACATGATGTGCGGACCATATCAACTGTTTCTTGGCTTATTCGATGAGATTTTTTAAGTAAGTTCAAGAGCTCCTGCAGGGTAAAAATAGAATGCAACCTATAGCCATTACCAGTAATATTTTCTGTTCCTCCTTGCTGGCGATCGATGAGTACTACAACATCTTTAACTTTTAAGCCGGTGGCTTCAACTGTTTTAATAGTTTCTAAAATACTTGAGCCGGTAGTTATAACGTCTTCAATTATCAAACATTCTTGACCTGGGATATAAACGCCTTCAACCATATTTTTTGTTCCATGATCTTTTGCTTCTTTACGTGCCATGATCATCGGTGTTCCTGAAAGCATGGAAAGGGCTGTTGTTACCGGAACTGCTGCATAAGGAACTGCGCAGAGTATATCGGCATGGCACTTGTGTTGAATATCTTTAAGACAAATAGCTAGTTCTTGTAAAATATCCGGATGAGATATTGCAATGCGCATATCAACATAATTATTAGAACGAATACCGCTTTTAAATGTAAAATCGCCAAATTTAATAACGCCAATATCAAAAAGTTTATTAGCAAGTTCTTCTTTATTTATGCTTGATGTGCTCGTTGCATTATGTAATTGCTCGTGATATTCAGCGACAAGATAAGGGTTGTACATCATACCTGTTGCTGAAAGTGCGATGGTTGCACCTGCTGCAAAAAATTTAGAAAAATGAGAAGCCATAGTAATTCCTCCTACTCCAAGAAGTACAAGATTGAGATTTTCCCTTCGTATAATTGTAGAAGCTGTCTTTATAAAATCAAGAGCCAGTTCTTGAATTGGAATCCCTGAAACTCCCGCAATGGTTCTTGTGCCGAAGGTTGGTGTACCATCAATGTTTACAACTTTCATAGGCACTGAATTGATACCACATATGCCTTTTACACCAGCCGTTGCTGCTGCTATTAAAGCTTGTTTCATTAATTGGTAATCGGTAAAAACACCACATTTTAGAATAATCGGTATCTGAGAAGGAGTGCTTTGTACCAGAGCTTGAGCAATAGAAAAGATATCCTCTGGTCTTGTATAGATTGATTCATTGTTGGTGTTTAAATTAGGACACGAAAAATTTGCTTCAATAATATCAGCACCACTCTCTGAGGCTAATCGAGCTGTTTTTATCCATTCATCAAGAGTATTACCAAAAATAGAGACGATAAGTACTTGGCCCTCGAGCAAAGACTGTTTAGCTTTTTGGATATCATTTTTTGTCCAATCTGCATCCATAGATTGATTGCCAAAAGAATTTGCGATAGCAATATCTGATGAATACGTAGGCTCACTGTTATGGGCAATAATAGTTTTTCCAATATCATCATGGGTAAGGGGCACCGATCGGTCAATATACGTTATGTTGGGCTGTGGGTGAGGTGGCCACGTATAACATCGGATTGTTTTATAAGTGAGAACATCACAACCAAGCCTGGCTGCCAACCAGATACCCTTGCTAGTAGTAACAGCACAGGCCGATATTCCAATAGGTGAAGCAATTTTGTAACCCAAAAATTCATACCAATCCTTTTTTGGTGCACGATGAATTACAGGAAGACTCGGTTCCATCATTTGAACTGGTGTAATCATTGCCATACATAACATTGCATGGGCAGTGCAGATAGTGAATGTTACTGCTATGGCTAACAGCCTTTTCATTGGGCTTCCTTTAAAATTATGTACGTAACAATGCCTGTAGAATACATTTGTTTCATAGTTTTTACTTTAAAAAGTGAAGTTTTATGTTAAATAATGTACGTGAGTAGTATAACAAAATAAGAAAAAACAGAGCAAGGGGACTTACCCACAACCAAAGTCCTATGTGTGCGGTGAAAAATAATGAAACTGCTGGTGGCATGCAGAATATAATTGCGTGCGTACAGGCATGATACA
The sequence above is drawn from the Candidatus Babeliales bacterium genome and encodes:
- a CDS encoding NUDIX domain-containing protein, which codes for MKNMYSAGIVTYTIKDGKPIYLLLHYTAGHWDFPKGTMETGETKEETAIRELYEETGLTVELDTSFETVTNYFYNHYQFGTIPKTVYFFVGKTENKHVRLSHEHTDFLWLPYEESLTQLTYENAQEILEKAHRYITKESNR
- a CDS encoding amino acid--tRNA ligase-related protein, with product MQDALMYDYILRKMRTFFLEQKNFIEVPAQSRLSILAACEDPKTITQFVFSGVNYPLPQTGQMWLEVELLKNPRLKGVFCSTTSYRNEPFPIPGRHDKIFPMVEFESHGTIDDMKKIEAELLQFFGFSAPISLQYNDVCKRYNIQEINAECEKQMAQDIGPVISLEKFPLRTHPFWNMKRDSGEIFNKIDVVLYGMETFGGAERSTDVKEMRDYFFNISNGQYAQLLFSSFGKERVMKELDEYLSLPMIPRFGCGIGVTRMARALTCAGIDREMWDLDFISARPRSFGQVNAW
- the pyrF gene encoding orotidine-5'-phosphate decarboxylase, with the translated sequence MKRLLAIAVTFTICTAHAMLCMAMITPVQMMEPSLPVIHRAPKKDWYEFLGYKIASPIGISACAVTTSKGIWLAARLGCDVLTYKTIRCYTWPPHPQPNITYIDRSVPLTHDDIGKTIIAHNSEPTYSSDIAIANSFGNQSMDADWTKNDIQKAKQSLLEGQVLIVSIFGNTLDEWIKTARLASESGADIIEANFSCPNLNTNNESIYTRPEDIFSIAQALVQSTPSQIPIILKCGVFTDYQLMKQALIAAATAGVKGICGINSVPMKVVNIDGTPTFGTRTIAGVSGIPIQELALDFIKTASTIIRRENLNLVLLGVGGITMASHFSKFFAAGATIALSATGMMYNPYLVAEYHEQLHNATSTSSINKEELANKLFDIGVIKFGDFTFKSGIRSNNYVDMRIAISHPDILQELAICLKDIQHKCHADILCAVPYAAVPVTTALSMLSGTPMIMARKEAKDHGTKNMVEGVYIPGQECLIIEDVITTGSSILETIKTVEATGLKVKDVVVLIDRQQGGTENITGNGYRLHSIFTLQELLNLLKKSHRISQETVDMVRTSCEQTKHTLPHDSSTLLLRGPRSAQSKEWGYLTYKQRAAYCVNLTAQRLLTIMETKKTNLVFSADVTNKTKLLELADLVGPEICVLKIHCDIINDFNQDFPEQLRSLADKHNFLIWEDRKFADIGSTTLHQYTGGVFRIADWADIITVHSIAGNGTIEALRSTSATENSAFLLIAQMSSAQALTQQSYTDATVKLALDYPENIIGVICRQKLSDNPGLLHVTPGVQLAEGSDAFGQQYLTPEKVINELGSDIIIVGRGILQAQDPLNEAQRYRKAGWDAYQQKINQK
- a CDS encoding SET domain-containing protein, with product MKYFLLGCGSLILVGVMAYTTDQNAQSWVDPRLEVCQLSMRGPGMFTTAPIAKDTLLAVFGGTIMNKESVLSLPAELIKNVLQINDGLWIGSLHAETTDFINHSCNPNAGLRGQIFLVAMYDIASGEEITFDYATVVSEWIGMEPLICNCQSSCRKKVEANDWQRKDLQEKYRGYFAFYLQKKIHALKNNNE